GGCTTCGAGCCTCCTCCCGACCCTAGCCGCCCTCGTCGATCTGGCGGCCGACGATGGCGATCGCGCGCTCGTAGACCGGCGCCGCGTTCCAGGCCTGGATCGCGGCGAAGTTCGCCTCGCCCGGCTGGTAGCCCGCCCCCGCCTGCCAGCCGTGCGCGCGGAGAAAATTGGCGGTCGACATCAGCGCGGCGGACGAGTTGTCGAGATTGCCGCCGACCCCGTATTCGAGCATCGTCTTCGGCAGGAACTGCGTCTGGCCGATCTCGCCGTGCATCGAGCCGCGCGCCCGCGGCGACAGCGAGCCGCGATCGATGAGCTTGAGGGCGGCATAGAGCTGGTCGGTGAAATAGGCCGAGCGCCGGCAATCGTAGGCCAGCGTCGCGACGGCGGAGAGCGCATCCTGGTTGCCGCGCACCGCGCCGAAGCCGGTCTCCATTCCCCAGATCGCGATCAGCGGGCCCGGCGGCACGCCGTAGCGCTGCTCGATCGAGTCGAAGAGCCCGGCCATCGAGCGCTTCAGCGAGCGGCCGCGCGCGGCGATGGCATTGCCGCCGCGGCGGGCGAGGAAGCTCTCGAGCGACACGTGGAAGCCGTGCTGGCCGCGATCGGCGCCGATCGTCGCGGAATTGTAGTGGGTGCCCTCCAGCGCCGCCATCGCGGTGCCGCCGACCTGGCCCTGCGCCTCCTGCGCGAACTGGCGCTTCCAGGCCTCGAAGCCGCCCGGCCCGTTGCCGCAGGAGGCGGCCTGCGCGAGCCCCGTCCAGCCCAGCATCACCGCGCCGGCCAAAAGGCCAATCCGATATCCCTGCATCGAACGCTCTCCTGCCAACACCGCCGCGCCGACCCCACATCCTGCCGTCGGGGGCACCGTAAGCTTAGCACGACCTTCAATGCAGGCGCGCGTCAGTTCGTTGCCGCCGGTCGCGTCGGGCTTGCAGGCGAGGCGGCGGCTACACCACCTCGAGCGGCCGGTGCGGCTTTGCCGGCAGGGTGATGGCGATCCTGTCGCCGGCGCGGACCGGGCCGCCGGTGCGCACCACGCCCATGATGCCGGCCTTCCGCACGAGGCCGCCCTTTGCATCGCGGCCGAACATCGCCTTGGTCAGGCCCTTGCCGAGCGCGTCGATCTGCTTGCAGGGGTCGCGGATGCCCGAAATCTCGACGACCGCCTCGCCGATCGCGAACAGCGTGCCCGTGGGCAGCGTCTTGAGGTGGATGCCTTCGGTCAGCACGTTCTCGCCCATCGCCCCCGGCGCCAACGTGTAGCCGAGCGCCGCCATCTCCGAAAACAGCTCGACGGGGAGGAAATGCACCTGCGCCAGGTTCGGCAAGGTCGGATCCTTCGCCATCTTGTAGCGATGCTGGGTCGTCGCGCCGCAATGCGCATCGCCCTCGACGCCGAGGCCCGCGAGCAGCCTGATCTCGTCGCACGGCTGCTTCGAGAAGCCGTGCGCGGCGCTCGCGCTCACCGACACCACCCTTCCGGCTGCAGTCTCCATCGCCTCCGCCACTTTTCTACAACGCCCCCATCACCTCGCCCCGGAACCCGTACACCTCGTGCGTGCCGCCGAGCGGCACCAGGCGCACGCTGCGGGTCTGGCCGGGCTCGAAGCGCACCGCCGTGCCCGCGACGATGTCGAGGCGTTTTCCGCGCGCGGCGGCGCGGTCGAAGGCGAGCGCCGGGTTGGTCTCGGCGAAATGGTAGTGCGAGCCGACCTGGATCGGCCGGTCGCCGGTGTTGGCGACCTCGATCTCGGTGACCTCCGCGCCGGCGTTCATGACGATCTCGCCGTCGGCCGTCGCCACCTCGCCGGGGACCAGCGCCGTCGCGGCGCCGCGGATCGGCTCGTGCACGGTGACGAGCTTGGTGCCGTCCGGAAAGGTCGCCTCCACCTGCACGTCGTGGATCATCGCGGCGATGCCGTCCATCACCTGGTCGGCGGTGACGACGTGCGCGCCGGCCTCCATGAGATCGGCGACCGTGCGGCCGTCGCGCGCGCCCTCGACGACGTAGTCGGTGATCAGCGCGATCGCCTCGGGGTAGTTGAGCTTGACGCCGCGCGCGAGCCGCTTGCGCGCCACCTCGGCGGCCATGGCGATGAGGAGCTTGTCCTTCTCGCGGGGGTCAGCTGCATGTCCGGTCCTAGCTCCACACGCGGGGCAGCGGGTCGACGCCCGCACGCGCGAGCACGGCGACCATAGCGGCCCGCAGGCGCTCGGGCGAGCGCGCCAGCGCCCTCGCAACCACGATGCCATTGCGGGCGCTGACGCCGGCCTCCACGTCCGCGTGTGGCGCGAAGGCTGCGCGCAGCGGCTCGACGAGCGCCTCGCAGCCGGGCGCCGCAACAAGCATGAGCATGGTCGCCCGGGCGCCGCCGCCGAGCGCCGGGCGGTCGAGCACGGCGCCGATGGCGCCCTCGAGCCGCGTCGCCTCGGCGAAGACGAGGCGGCCGTCGCG
This Beijerinckiaceae bacterium RH AL1 DNA region includes the following protein-coding sequences:
- the ureAB_2 gene encoding Urease subunit gamma/beta (ID:RHAL1_03301;~source:Prodigal:2.6), which codes for MAAEVARKRLARGVKLNYPEAIALITDYVVEGARDGRTVADLMEAGAHVVTADQVMDGIAAMIHDVQVEATFPDGTKLVTVHEPIRGAATALVPGEVATADGEIVMNAGAEVTEIEVANTGDRPIQVGSHYHFAETNPALAFDRAAARGKRLDIVAGTAVRFEPGQTRSVRLVPLGGTHEVYGFRGEVMGAL
- a CDS encoding MOSC domain-containing protein (ID:RHAL1_03300;~source:Prodigal:2.6), translated to METAAGRVVSVSASAAHGFSKQPCDEIRLLAGLGVEGDAHCGATTQHRYKMAKDPTLPNLAQVHFLPVELFSEMAALGYTLAPGAMGENVLTEGIHLKTLPTGTLFAIGEAVVEISGIRDPCKQIDALGKGLTKAMFGRDAKGGLVRKAGIMGVVRTGGPVRAGDRIAITLPAKPHRPLEVV
- a CDS encoding Murein transglycosylase (ID:RHAL1_03299;~source:Prodigal:2.6), with amino-acid sequence MQGYRIGLLAGAVMLGWTGLAQAASCGNGPGGFEAWKRQFAQEAQGQVGGTAMAALEGTHYNSATIGADRGQHGFHVSLESFLARRGGNAIAARGRSLKRSMAGLFDSIEQRYGVPPGPLIAIWGMETGFGAVRGNQDALSAVATLAYDCRRSAYFTDQLYAALKLIDRGSLSPRARGSMHGEIGQTQFLPKTMLEYGVGGNLDNSSAALMSTANFLRAHGWQAGAGYQPGEANFAAIQAWNAAPVYERAIAIVGRQIDEGG